The window ggctgtcctccttggacgcctgcactctatcggtccactctacttattgtctccaccctccgtttcctcgtcttcttctcttcacgtccagagtcagacatctactgtctgtacctcctctgtcgtcttcacacttccatctactgccgttatacttccgcctcctgtcatcatacttcacttcctcgtcttcaccgacgatcctcccttgcgTCTCCGCATTTATCCAAGATCTCATCCTgtctgacttccatcgagtcctcggctttcttctatccctccatgcttgcatcatcatcctcttcctacacttttcacttctataccactccatttcttctccttcgactcttcttcgttccctaaaagtttcttcgggcactatattacatccaacagcactcgaccatacatgtcgctttgcctctcccaaagtgctcgtaagcatctctccacacatactgtctcttctcctttcattttctcggctattactcttcttcactatcttttctccaCGTTGTCTGCGAAacgtgtcaactcttgacatctcaaacaacttaactccactatccctatgcctctgtgctcgtggacaacttgacgctctactcccgtcctcagtatgtccacatctttcctcactcctactcagcacagttgcattcaccttccgactcttaatttcagcagtctgggctctactcaggtccgctctcttcacatgagtcctcttcggctgggtcatcttcacttttgacctcaccgagacttcattttcctgggctggaccttcatcaaacagccacgctatgtctacgtcaatatcttccaccggctgaatcgacactgtctcaccttctccagtgtcttcctcgtcggccacctctgccttcgtcactaccgagacagggttttcaatggcttggcggtctcctgactcatctcctcggatgtcagtcaggttcacactctcaggtgtcccacccgtgccgtggccttctgggcactcctctggcacagtctccgccatgactcttgtcaacacctttgtcccgcacaagtcattccccaagatcacttggactcctggaacaggtatgtcggggcacactcccaacatcacctctgccgacacatactccgaccttagctggacagtacaaacgggcatgtcactttcagacaacaacccatatactttcatcttcccactgccagctaaccgtcgaccattcccaatcaggcttctcgcaatcaagctctgattagctccggtatctcttaagataccaacttctacctcaggttggcctcctacactgatccaacctttgctcatgaacggcctatacctctcgttcactaagttcatcttttgtggtttgtctcggaacacattagtatatttacttcgggggtcacacatggccagggtcacaactctcttgccctgccgacaatctcgcatcacgtgacccaatccgttacaattgtaacatctcatctgggaagaatctcttctatatgtaccaaagcggctctgactctgcccactcgtattggagttcctcgggccagacgtactactcgtactctgtggagctttactggattcttgatttcctggataccgatcagtttctcgttttgctcctccatcttcactttcagatgaagtgcgcgacctactcttctgagctttagggtacttacttttatctgcccatttatcaaaatttttctcaccccagactcttctgggtctttcataatttcttcctccccagactccactgggtctgccattgctgcgtctcgcctcgcttcttactctgttctcccttaagctcttgtatgcttcagtaatcatatccgccctatctgcggcatctttcacctccattatccctgcttcttggatcttgaactttgtttcgggatgcatcatctccaagaacttctccatgaccatcagttgcttcaggtcagcataagatccaactccagcagcctcaatccacttctggaatcgtctttccagatctcttgctgtctcagcaaatgtacatgctccaactttgatcatctctctgaagcgctttctataagcttctggggttaactgaaacgagcgcaatatgctgctctttactgtggcgtaatcctggcactcttccagtgacaattgggtgtatgcctccctggctgcaccggtcaatcttaactggaccagctgggcccattcctcctgtggccactccttgatgctggctactttctcaaaatgctcgaagaagctctctgcctcttcgggaacaaacaagggaatgtccttctccctaaccctaacatctggtgggtgtgatacctgggtggtgctctctggcaacccatgttcgatcctttgctcagccaaggttctattcgcttctatctgcatttgttttgttctctctttttctttttcgacctgggctttttctttttctatttccagtctggttttctctttttctttctcggcttcatttttcatctggagttctaatttcatcttttccagctggaactgtctctcctcacgctgcatctggagctctaactggaatctctccaagctcctatttcggctactcctgctactgcggctactcttactgctcctactcgatccctgggatctcacttcatcctgcccatcatcctcctttccactttcagctcctttctgggctccttgctctgccgcttcatttttggctcttaactgtctaaggatctcatccttcatcccagctactttagatgctttcaacctaatgccacatttttctgctatttgcttcaattgatctctcgtgcaaccttctaaatcctcaggcttgcctgactccacaaacgcttgcaccttatccatcttgtcctgtgagtcttcccaagagagaatatacacctgcgttcacacagtttatctatttcagcaagggtgtacaaatccactcttggacagggtgtgggtgtgtcagttcagctcccggacaggcccccaatttattatagactgtgggttggttggtgttgt of the Procambarus clarkii isolate CNS0578487 chromosome 56, FALCON_Pclarkii_2.0, whole genome shotgun sequence genome contains:
- the LOC138353112 gene encoding uncharacterized protein, with the protein product MRCYNCNGLGHVMRDCRQGKRVVTLAMCDPRSKYTNVFRDKPQKMNLVNERYRPFMSKGWISVGGQPEVEVGILRDTGANQSLIARSLIGNGRRLAGSGKMKVYGLLSESDMPVCTVQLRSEYVSAEVMLGVCPDIPVPGVQVILGNDLCGTKVLTRVMAETVPEECPEGHGTGGTPESVNLTDIRGDESGDRQAIENPVSVVTKAEVADEEDTGEGETVSIQPVEDIDVDIAWLFDEGPAQENEVSVRSKVKMTQPKRTHVKRADLSRAQTAEIKSRKVNATVLSRSEERCGHTEDGSRASSCPRAQRHRDSGVKLFEMSRVDTFRRQRGEKIVKKSNSRENERRRDSMCGEMLTSTLGEAKRHVWSSAVGCNIVPEETFRERRRVEGEEMEWYRSEKCRKRMMMQAWRDRRKPRTRWKSDRMRSWINAETQGRIVGEDEEVKYDDRRRKYNGSRWKCEDDRGGTDSRCLTLDVKRRRRGNGGWRQ